The following coding sequences are from one Triticum aestivum cultivar Chinese Spring chromosome 5A, IWGSC CS RefSeq v2.1, whole genome shotgun sequence window:
- the LOC123105387 gene encoding ankyrin repeat-containing protein At5g02620 isoform X2: MDRRHHSIQLSAGPGDDGLMSSELYLAVCGGKKEEAMALLLQLNSGKAARSLHTVESIHQVSAERNNVFHLAADQGHDELIRKLYASFGDKSLLSSPNSALDTPLHCAARAGHEMAVSLLVQLAMDTGDQSILCCKNEAGDTALHLAARLGHGTAVEAMVSTAPGLASEVNNAGLSPLYLAVMSKSAPAVRAITTRCSDASAAGPSSQNALHAAVFQGSEMVSLLLDWKPSGPSLASKADGTGSTPLHFASSDGDRSVVCAILRVAPHAVRMRDSGGLSALHVAAGMGHAHVAEALMKACPDAAELRDDRGGTFLHAAARGGHTRVVSLAMKKPTPRSLLNTHDEDGNTPLHLAVAACAPSAVEALMWRGELCADVMNNEGQTPLDLAARSTSFFSMLALVVTLATFGAQSRPQRRDHVEQWRGRDIAQGIEKMSDSLAVVGVLIATVTFTAANNVPGSYEQADDTAPDKRVFKGMAVLQEKILFQFFLILDSFALVTSVLAVVLLVFGKASRSAGSWKSFAAALHCIWVSLVSMFIAFYAALAAVTSTEALYRIIYHVIYIGFALLYGTVVTLIVPVSACTLWKALWCTVVKGRHNVLGRRLKQQYPVARAYAPHLILFMATNYVAIAGFVAVSILSEQAAREARHPGAPAPAPSSALLS, from the exons ATGGATCGCCGCCATCACTCCATCCAGCTCAGTGCGGGTCCTGGCGATGACGGCCTGATGAGCTCCGAGCTGTACCTTGCCGTGTGCGGAGGCAAAaaggaggaagccatggcgctgctTCTGCAACTAAACTCTGGTAAGGCTGCTCGTTCCTTACACACAGTTGAGA GTATACACCAGGTCAGCGCAGAGAGGAACAATGTTTTTCATTTAGCTGCAGATCAAGGGCATGACGAGCTGATCCGGAAGCTCTACGCCAGCTTCGGGGACAAGAGCTTACTCTCTTCCCCCAACTCGGCTCTGGACACGCCGCTGCACTGTGCGGCGAGGGCTGGCCATGAGATGGCTGTGTCTCTCCTCGTCCAGCTCGCTATGGACACTGGAGACCAGAGCATCTTGTGCTGCAAGAACGAGGCTGGGGACACGGCCCTGCATCTAGCAGCAAGGCTCGGCCATGGCACAGCAGTTGAGGCTATGGTCTCCACAGCGCCAGGGCTGGCCTCTGAGGTTAACAACGCCGGCTTGTCGCCGCTGTACTTGGCAGTGATGAGCAAGTCGGCACCCGCCGTCAGGGCAATAACGACCAGATGCAGCGACGCGTCGGCTGCTGGTCCGAGCTCGCAGAATGCTCTGCACGCTGCAGTCTTCCAGGGCTCAG AAATGGTCAGCCTACTACTGGATTGGAAGCCATCTGGCCCATCCCTGGCAAGCAAAGCTGATGGCACTGGCAGCACTCCGCTCCATTTCGCTTCGTCTGACGGTGACCGCTCCGTCGTATGTGCCATCCTGCGGGTCGCGCCGCACGCTGTGCGCATGCGGGACTCAGGCGGCCTCTCCGCTCTCCACGTGGCGGCGGGAATGGGCCATGCCCATGTGGCTGAGGCGCTGATGAAGGCCTGCCCCGATGCCGCCGAGCTCCGGGACGACCGCGGCGGGACCTTCTTGCACGCCGCTGCCAGGGGAGGCCACACCAGGGTCGTGTCGCTTGCCATGAAGAAGCCGACGCCCCGCAGCCTCCTCAACACGCATGATGAGGATGGCAATACGCCGCTCCACCTCGCGGTGGCCGCATGCGCGCCCAGCGCCGTGGAGGCCTTGATGTGGCGTGGTGAATTGTGTGCCGACGTCATGAACAACGAAGGCCAGACGCCGTTGGATCTCGCAGCTAGATCGACCAGTTTCTTCTCCATG TTGGCCTTGGTGGTGACGCTGGCCACGTTCGGAGCACAATCTCGCCCTCAGAGGCGGGACCATGTAGAGCAATGGAGGGGCCGCGACATAGCACAAGGGATTGAGAAGATGTCCGACAGCCTCGCAGTGGTCGGCGTGCTCATCGCCACTGTGACCTTCACCGCCGCCAACAACGTGCCGGGTTCCTATGAGCAAGCTGATGACACGGCACCCGACAAGAGGGTCTTCAAGGGCATGGCGGTGCTACAGGAGAAGATCCTCTTCCAATTCTTCCTGATCCTTGACAGCTTTGCCCTGGTCACCTCCGTGCTCGCGGTGGTCCTTCTCGTCTTCGGGAAGGCGTCGCGCTCTGCGGGGTCGTGGAAGAGCTTCGCGGCGGCGCTGCACTGCATATGGGTGTCGCTGGTCAGCATGTTCATTGCCTTCTACGCAGCTCTCGCTGCAGTGACAAGCACGGAGGCGCTCTACCGCATCATCTACCACGTCATATACATCGGCTTCGCCCTACTATACGGCACGGTCGTAACTTTGATCGTGCCGGTGTCGGCCTGCACACTTTGGAAGGCTCTCTGGTGCACCGTCGTGAAAGGAAGGCACAACGTCCTCGGGAGGCGTCTCAAGCAGCAGTATCCAGTCGCCCGTGCTTACGCACCCCACCTGATTCTTTTCATGGCAACAAATTACGTAGCGATTGCCGGTTTCGTCGCAGTCTCTATCTTGAGTGAACAAGCCGCCAGAGAGGCGAGGCATCCTGGGGCACCTGCGCCGGCGCCTTCCTCTGCTCTCCTCTCCTAG
- the LOC123105387 gene encoding protein ACCELERATED CELL DEATH 6 isoform X1: MDRRHHSIQLSAGPGDDGLMSSELYLAVCGGKKEEAMALLLQLNSGIHQVSAERNNVFHLAADQGHDELIRKLYASFGDKSLLSSPNSALDTPLHCAARAGHEMAVSLLVQLAMDTGDQSILCCKNEAGDTALHLAARLGHGTAVEAMVSTAPGLASEVNNAGLSPLYLAVMSKSAPAVRAITTRCSDASAAGPSSQNALHAAVFQGSEMVSLLLDWKPSGPSLASKADGTGSTPLHFASSDGDRSVVCAILRVAPHAVRMRDSGGLSALHVAAGMGHAHVAEALMKACPDAAELRDDRGGTFLHAAARGGHTRVVSLAMKKPTPRSLLNTHDEDGNTPLHLAVAACAPSAVEALMWRGELCADVMNNEGQTPLDLAARSTSFFSMLALVVTLATFGAQSRPQRRDHVEQWRGRDIAQGIEKMSDSLAVVGVLIATVTFTAANNVPGSYEQADDTAPDKRVFKGMAVLQEKILFQFFLILDSFALVTSVLAVVLLVFGKASRSAGSWKSFAAALHCIWVSLVSMFIAFYAALAAVTSTEALYRIIYHVIYIGFALLYGTVVTLIVPVSACTLWKALWCTVVKGRHNVLGRRLKQQYPVARAYAPHLILFMATNYVAIAGFVAVSILSEQAAREARHPGAPAPAPSSALLS; encoded by the exons ATGGATCGCCGCCATCACTCCATCCAGCTCAGTGCGGGTCCTGGCGATGACGGCCTGATGAGCTCCGAGCTGTACCTTGCCGTGTGCGGAGGCAAAaaggaggaagccatggcgctgctTCTGCAACTAAACTCTG GTATACACCAGGTCAGCGCAGAGAGGAACAATGTTTTTCATTTAGCTGCAGATCAAGGGCATGACGAGCTGATCCGGAAGCTCTACGCCAGCTTCGGGGACAAGAGCTTACTCTCTTCCCCCAACTCGGCTCTGGACACGCCGCTGCACTGTGCGGCGAGGGCTGGCCATGAGATGGCTGTGTCTCTCCTCGTCCAGCTCGCTATGGACACTGGAGACCAGAGCATCTTGTGCTGCAAGAACGAGGCTGGGGACACGGCCCTGCATCTAGCAGCAAGGCTCGGCCATGGCACAGCAGTTGAGGCTATGGTCTCCACAGCGCCAGGGCTGGCCTCTGAGGTTAACAACGCCGGCTTGTCGCCGCTGTACTTGGCAGTGATGAGCAAGTCGGCACCCGCCGTCAGGGCAATAACGACCAGATGCAGCGACGCGTCGGCTGCTGGTCCGAGCTCGCAGAATGCTCTGCACGCTGCAGTCTTCCAGGGCTCAG AAATGGTCAGCCTACTACTGGATTGGAAGCCATCTGGCCCATCCCTGGCAAGCAAAGCTGATGGCACTGGCAGCACTCCGCTCCATTTCGCTTCGTCTGACGGTGACCGCTCCGTCGTATGTGCCATCCTGCGGGTCGCGCCGCACGCTGTGCGCATGCGGGACTCAGGCGGCCTCTCCGCTCTCCACGTGGCGGCGGGAATGGGCCATGCCCATGTGGCTGAGGCGCTGATGAAGGCCTGCCCCGATGCCGCCGAGCTCCGGGACGACCGCGGCGGGACCTTCTTGCACGCCGCTGCCAGGGGAGGCCACACCAGGGTCGTGTCGCTTGCCATGAAGAAGCCGACGCCCCGCAGCCTCCTCAACACGCATGATGAGGATGGCAATACGCCGCTCCACCTCGCGGTGGCCGCATGCGCGCCCAGCGCCGTGGAGGCCTTGATGTGGCGTGGTGAATTGTGTGCCGACGTCATGAACAACGAAGGCCAGACGCCGTTGGATCTCGCAGCTAGATCGACCAGTTTCTTCTCCATG TTGGCCTTGGTGGTGACGCTGGCCACGTTCGGAGCACAATCTCGCCCTCAGAGGCGGGACCATGTAGAGCAATGGAGGGGCCGCGACATAGCACAAGGGATTGAGAAGATGTCCGACAGCCTCGCAGTGGTCGGCGTGCTCATCGCCACTGTGACCTTCACCGCCGCCAACAACGTGCCGGGTTCCTATGAGCAAGCTGATGACACGGCACCCGACAAGAGGGTCTTCAAGGGCATGGCGGTGCTACAGGAGAAGATCCTCTTCCAATTCTTCCTGATCCTTGACAGCTTTGCCCTGGTCACCTCCGTGCTCGCGGTGGTCCTTCTCGTCTTCGGGAAGGCGTCGCGCTCTGCGGGGTCGTGGAAGAGCTTCGCGGCGGCGCTGCACTGCATATGGGTGTCGCTGGTCAGCATGTTCATTGCCTTCTACGCAGCTCTCGCTGCAGTGACAAGCACGGAGGCGCTCTACCGCATCATCTACCACGTCATATACATCGGCTTCGCCCTACTATACGGCACGGTCGTAACTTTGATCGTGCCGGTGTCGGCCTGCACACTTTGGAAGGCTCTCTGGTGCACCGTCGTGAAAGGAAGGCACAACGTCCTCGGGAGGCGTCTCAAGCAGCAGTATCCAGTCGCCCGTGCTTACGCACCCCACCTGATTCTTTTCATGGCAACAAATTACGTAGCGATTGCCGGTTTCGTCGCAGTCTCTATCTTGAGTGAACAAGCCGCCAGAGAGGCGAGGCATCCTGGGGCACCTGCGCCGGCGCCTTCCTCTGCTCTCCTCTCCTAG